The Fragaria vesca subsp. vesca linkage group LG2, FraVesHawaii_1.0, whole genome shotgun sequence genome includes a window with the following:
- the LOC101294336 gene encoding uncharacterized protein LOC101294336, with amino-acid sequence MVAAVSTTLNPKAAGRPQNGTRPPLLPSDPENGVAHRRPKAREVTSRYMSSSSSTASSNCSNSKRCPSPVVSRTAAASPMPTPQTLRRSQSVERRRAATPRPNSLDLRTGNGAAAGGEMSAAQKLLVTSTRSLSVSFQGESYSLQVSKAKRAPSPTARKGTPERRKVSTPARPDQSENSRPMDQYRWPARLRPDTCMTKSLDCTVERKKVNGSGSNVVRALQNSLGNDLDGRLRSISCNLGSVKATESVDEAKSVRVTQSEAVASSDTDSVSSGSSNSGPHELGGGVSGAVGQAPRPRGIVVPARFMQETNNLLRRQSEYKANGARIIASPKVNELNRLSVDSPVSSPRGVVNSRGQLSPIRGSARPASPSKLSRPSVSSPSRGVSPSRVRNGVSATPSSNLSNIPSVLSFAADVRRGKTGEEQIEYAHVLRLLHNRQLQLRFVNARANAALAAQRSNAERSLYNAWITTSKLRESVRAKRTELQLLRQNLKLTSILQGQMTYLEECSLLDRDYSNSLSGAIEALRASTLRLPVVDGARADVHNVKDAISSAVDVMQAMASSICLLLSKVGEVNSLADELANVSVKEHALLGQCRDLLSTVAAMQVEECSLRTHILQQERVPSSLIAEV; translated from the exons ATGGTAGCTGCTGTATCGACGACATTGAATCCCAAAGCCGCCGGTCGTCCTCAGAACGGAACCAGGCCTCCTTTATTACCCTCCGACCCCGAAAATGGCGTCGCTCATCGCCGTCCCAAGGCTCGAGAGGTCACCTCCCGCTACATGTCGTCTTCTTCCTCCACGGCTTCGTCTAATTGTTCCAATTCGAAGCGATGTCCGTCGCCGGTGGTGTCCAGAACCGCCGCGGCGAGTCCGATGCCGACGCCGCAGACGTTGAGGCGGTCGCAGTCGGTGGAGAGGAGGAGAGCGGCGACGCCTCGGCCGAACTCGTTGGATTTGAGGACCGGGAACGGAGCTGCCGCCGGCGGTGAAATGTCGGCGGCTCAGAAGCTGCTGGTTACGTCGACGAGGAGTTTATCGGTTTCGTTTCAGGGGGAGTCGTACTCGCTTCAGGTGAGTAAAGCGAAGCGAGCGCCGTCTCCGACTGCGAGGAAAGGCACGCCGGAGAGGAGGAAGGTTTCGACGCCGGCGAGGCCGGATCAGAGTGAGAATTCGAGGCCGATGGATCAGTACCGGTGGCCGGCGAGGTTGAGGCCGGACACGTGTATGACGAAGAGCTTGGATTGTACGGTGGAGAGGAAGAAGGTGAATGGATCTGGCTCCAATGTGGTTAGGGCATTGCAAAACTCGCTGGGGAATGATCTTGATGGGAGGTTGAGGTCAATTTCGTGTAATTTGGGTTCTGTGAAAGCTACTGAGTCTGTTGATGAAGCTAAGTCGGTGAGAGTTACACAGTCTGAAGCTGTGGCATCGTCTGATACCGATAGTGTGTCTTCTGGTAGTTCCAATTCGGGGCCTCATGAGCTCGGTGGAGGTGTCTCTGGTGCTGTTGGACAAGCGCCACGGCCTAGAGGGATAGTGGTTCCGGCCAGGTTTATGCAAGAGACTAACAATCTCTTGCGCAGGCAGTCTGAGTATAAGGCTAATGGAGCAAGAATTATAGCATCTCCTAAGGTTAATGAGTTGAATAGGTTATCTGTTGATAGTCCTGTGTCATCTCCTCGAGGTGTTGTGAATAGCAGAGGCCAGTTATCCCCAATTCGTGGATCTGCTAGGCCTGCATCGCCAAGTAAGCTCAGCAGGCCATCTGTATCGTCCCCTTCGAGGGGAGTGAGCCCTTCTCGAGTAAGGAATGGAGTGTCAGCTACACCAAGTAGTAATTTGAGCAACATTCCTTCGGTTTTAAGTTTTGCTGCTGATGTTCGAAGAGGGAAGACTGGGGAGGAACAGATAGAGTATGCACATGTGTTGAGGCTCTTACATAACCGGCAGTTGCAGTTGCGTTTCGTAAATGCTAGAGCTAATGCTGCACTAGCTGCACAGAGGTCCAATGCAGAG AGAAGTTTATACAATGCATGGATAACAACTTCAAAACTCCGGGAATCTGTTAGAGCCAAAAGAACTGAGTTACAACTACTGAGGCAAAATTTGAAGTTAACTTCCATCCTCCAGGGCCAA ATGACATATTTGGAAGAGTGTTCCCTTCTGGATCGGGATTACTCTAATTCCTTGTCCGGTGCCATTGAAGCTTTGAGGGCTAGCACACTCCGCCTTCCAGTGGTTGATGGAGCAAGG GCAGATGTCCACAATGTGAAGGACGCTATTTCTTCAGCAGTTGATGTGATGCAGGCAATGGCATCATCAATATGCTTATTATTATCTAAG GTTGGGGAGGTGAACTCTTTGGCGGATGAACTTGCAAACGTAAGTGTCAAGGAGCATGCTTTGCTTGGTCAATGCAGAGATCTGTTGTCAACAGTTGCAGCCATGCAG